The genomic DNA GATCCTGTTCCTATCGCGGCAGGTCATCTGAAAAATGGGATCCAAACCTTTTTTTACAAGCAGAGCGCAGGTTGCCAGTGAACCAAGCCTCATCACGGCACTTTGCTGATCGGTGACATTCACGCCGTCTACCTTCCCATTGAGGAGTTCCGCCACCTCAAAGATCTCCGTGGTATCAGTTCCCTTTAAGGGACCAACTTCTGTAGTAACGGCGAACTTCCCGCCATCCAATGCATCTTTCAGAGCCATTATCCTTTGCCCTCCTCTCTTGATTAATCCCTCTGCTCAAGGGCCCAAAGGGATGTAGAAAGGATCTCCGGTCTGGGTCTCATCTTGTTCCAGCTTTTGGGCGGAATGAACTGTTTCAGCTGATCCAGCCTCCCGATCTCCTTCAGTCGTGCGTAAATCAGCTCCCAGCCACAGGGCTTCTCCGGGCTGACCTCACACTTCCCATTGGAGGCCCCACCGCAGGCGCCGTTTCTCAAACCTTTCGAACAGACCGCCAGGGGACAGATCCCACCCGTGTAATGGAGGAGGCAATCGCCACACTCCAGACACCGCTCTGACCCCTGCCATTCACCCCGGAAGCCCCCAAGGGAGATGGTATTACAGCCGGGATGTACTGGTTTCTTTACCATGGCAGCCACTGACTGGACCCCAACCCCACAGGTCAAGACCAACAAAGAATCCGCCTCCATTACTTGCTCCTCCAGGGGACGAAGCCTTGAAGCAACCAAGGCCTTCTGGCAGAGGAAATCGATCACACTATAGCCTGTTACCTTCTTGCCATCCCCCTCCAACAACTGCTTCATCGCCAATACCTGGGGTAGTCCTCCGGTCTGGCTTGATTGGGCACAACCATCGCATCCCAA from Deltaproteobacteria bacterium includes the following:
- a CDS encoding methylenetetrahydrofolate reductase: MALKDALDGGKFAVTTEVGPLKGTDTTEIFEVAELLNGKVDGVNVTDQQSAVMRLGSLATCALLVKKGLDPIFQMTCRDRNRI
- a CDS encoding methylenetetrahydrofolate reductase C-terminal domain-containing protein; this encodes MLRSEQKPFEEILGYLEGEDKVFILGCDGCAQSSQTGGLPQVLAMKQLLEGDGKKVTGYSVIDFLCQKALVASRLRPLEEQVMEADSLLVLTCGVGVQSVAAMVKKPVHPGCNTISLGGFRGEWQGSERCLECGDCLLHYTGGICPLAVCSKGLRNGACGGASNGKCEVSPEKPCGWELIYARLKEIGRLDQLKQFIPPKSWNKMRPRPEILSTSLWALEQRD